A stretch of Pseudomonas sp. LRP2-20 DNA encodes these proteins:
- a CDS encoding IS3 family transposase (programmed frameshift): MGKYTEQFKLTAITAYLDGNNGFRKVAQHFGIDFSLLRRWVSSYQRNSSLPPRSPGRGYDDDFKRQVVSYMHEHRLSMRQTAAHFGLGQSSRIGNWQRQYYSGDLVAPVDRQKKPIKVPKKIKPAKPTDTDDSQKSRDQLMAELEYLRMENAVLKELGFTGGKGTNIGEKALIVSRLKRRFPLPDLLGLVGLARSTFYYQVQSQQKPDKYAELNEKIQQIYHKEKGRYGYRRVALVIRKEGVQVNKKVIEKLMAALGLKSLVRPKKYQSYRGAVGKIAANLLERNFVAQRPNQKWVSDVTEFKVAQQKLYLSPVMDLYNGEIIAYETASRPQYSLVGNMLDKALNTLGEKPKLVLHTDQGWQYQQAQYRHKLRSRGVKQSMSRKGNCLDNAAMESFFGTLKSEFFYLKRFESIDELKAGLDEYIHYYNHDRIKLKLNGLSPVEYRTQAAA, translated from the exons ATGGGCAAGTACACAGAGCAGTTCAAGCTCACAGCCATCACCGCTTACCTGGATGGCAATAATGGCTTCCGAAAGGTAGCCCAACATTTCGGTATCGACTTCAGCCTGCTGCGCCGATGGGTTTCCAGCTATCAGCGCAATTCCAGCCTTCCTCCACGTTCGCCTGGGCGGGGTTATGACGACGATTTTAAGCGGCAGGTGGTCAGCTACATGCACGAGCATCGTCTTTCTATGCGGCAAACCGCAGCGCATTTTGGCCTCGGCCAATCGTCGCGGATAGGCAACTGGCAGCGGCAGTACTACAGTGGTGACCTTGTAGCTCCCGTCGACCGCCAGAAAAAGCCGATCAAAGTGCCGAAGAAGATCAAACCTGCAAAACCCACAGATACCGACGACTCGCAAAAGTCCCGAGACCAACTGATGGCGGAGCTCGAATACCTGCGCATGGAGAATGCTGTTTTAAAGGAGCTC GGCTTTACGGGAGGAAAAGGAACGAATATCGGGGAAAAAGCCCTGATCGTTTCCAGGCTCAAACGTAGATTTCCTTTGCCTGACCTGCTGGGGCTGGTCGGGCTGGCTCGCAGTACCTTTTATTATCAGGTGCAAAGCCAGCAGAAGCCGGACAAATATGCCGAGCTTAACGAGAAGATTCAGCAGATCTATCACAAAGAGAAAGGGCGCTACGGCTATCGACGCGTTGCACTCGTGATTAGAAAGGAGGGGGTGCAGGTCAACAAGAAGGTCATCGAGAAACTGATGGCTGCCCTAGGGTTGAAGTCACTGGTACGCCCCAAGAAATATCAGTCCTACCGAGGTGCCGTGGGCAAGATAGCGGCGAATTTGCTGGAGCGAAATTTCGTCGCCCAGCGTCCTAACCAAAAATGGGTGAGTGACGTAACCGAGTTCAAGGTGGCTCAACAGAAGCTCTATCTTTCGCCGGTGATGGACTTGTACAACGGGGAAATCATCGCCTATGAGACGGCTAGCCGCCCCCAGTACAGCCTGGTTGGAAATATGCTGGATAAGGCACTCAATACCTTGGGAGAAAAGCCGAAGCTAGTGCTCCACACCGACCAGGGATGGCAGTACCAGCAGGCTCAATATCGTCACAAGCTTCGCAGTCGCGGCGTGAAACAGAGCATGTCTCGTAAAGGCAATTGCCTGGACAATGCGGCTATGGAAAGCTTCTTCGGGACGCTCAAGTCAGAGTTTTTCTACCTAAAGCGTTTCGAGAGTATTGATGAATTGAAAGCAGGCCTGGATGAGTACATTCACTACTACAACCATGACCGCATCAAGCTGAAGCTCAATGGCCTGAGCCCTGTCGAGTACAGGACCCAGGCGGCAGCTTAA
- a CDS encoding REP-associated tyrosine transposase gives MDRPHSEQLRLGRFSETSRLYLLTSTTLGRAHIFSEFHSARVLVNQFRQAQEEGAARSLAWVVMPDHFHWLVELGPMSLRQLMRRVKSRSTLMINRHRGRSGQLWQKGFHDRALCREEDVQAVARYIIMNPKRAGLVESVGDYPHWDAIWL, from the coding sequence ATGGACCGTCCCCATTCAGAGCAATTGAGACTTGGCCGGTTCTCAGAAACTAGTCGACTGTATCTGCTCACCAGCACGACGTTGGGCAGGGCGCATATCTTCAGTGAATTTCACTCAGCCCGTGTGCTGGTGAATCAATTCCGTCAGGCGCAAGAGGAAGGCGCCGCCCGATCTCTGGCCTGGGTGGTGATGCCTGACCATTTCCACTGGCTGGTCGAGCTCGGGCCAATGAGCTTGAGGCAACTGATGCGGCGCGTGAAGTCGCGAAGCACCCTGATGATCAACCGGCACAGAGGACGAAGCGGGCAACTGTGGCAGAAAGGCTTTCATGACCGGGCGCTATGCCGTGAAGAAGATGTCCAGGCAGTGGCGCGGTACATCATCATGAACCCGAAGCGAGCAGGCTTGGTCGAGAGCGTCGGCGACTATCCACATTGGGATGCAATCTGGCTCTGA
- a CDS encoding LysR substrate-binding domain-containing protein produces the protein MTDSTKPNRAIYDLDMLRAVVMVADCGSFTTAAARLHSTQSTVSQKVRRLEEMVGHQLLDRSNREVHPTDAGETLLRYARHLLAVSNQLSEAMSGGVSVTVRIGLPDDFVAGKTMQALAAFNRLNPTVKLEITGGLSRDLMSTYDRGELDLVLVKQRRHSREANACQPERIEWIDSAQYPSFAQDPIPLVTFPPRGLYRDDMISAVEAMGRSWRIGFTSSSLAGIQAAVANGLGVSLLPSRVVTPGHRVLGAEEGFKPIRVFEAAIFHRPTADPMVKELAEILIGILRAEAE, from the coding sequence ATGACCGACAGCACCAAACCCAACCGCGCCATCTACGACCTGGACATGCTCCGCGCCGTGGTCATGGTGGCCGACTGTGGCAGCTTCACCACCGCCGCCGCGCGCCTGCACTCCACCCAGTCCACGGTCAGCCAGAAGGTGCGCCGGCTGGAGGAGATGGTCGGCCACCAGTTGCTCGACCGCAGCAACCGCGAGGTGCACCCGACCGACGCTGGCGAGACGCTGTTGCGCTATGCACGGCACCTGCTGGCGGTCAGCAATCAGCTGAGCGAAGCGATGTCGGGCGGGGTCTCGGTCACGGTGCGCATCGGCCTGCCGGACGATTTTGTCGCGGGCAAGACGATGCAGGCGCTGGCCGCGTTCAACCGGCTCAACCCGACCGTCAAGCTGGAGATCACCGGGGGCCTGAGCCGCGACCTGATGAGCACCTATGACCGTGGCGAGCTGGACCTGGTGCTGGTCAAGCAGCGGCGCCACAGCCGCGAGGCCAATGCCTGCCAGCCGGAGCGTATCGAGTGGATCGACAGCGCGCAGTATCCGAGCTTCGCCCAGGACCCGATCCCGCTGGTGACCTTTCCGCCGCGTGGCCTGTACCGCGATGACATGATCAGCGCGGTGGAGGCCATGGGGCGCAGTTGGCGCATCGGCTTTACCAGTTCCAGCCTGGCGGGTATCCAGGCGGCGGTGGCCAATGGCTTGGGTGTCAGCCTGTTGCCGTCGCGGGTGGTGACGCCAGGGCATCGGGTGCTGGGGGCGGAGGAGGGGTTCAAGCCGATTCGGGTGTTCGAGGCGGCGATCTTCCATCGGCCCACGGCGGATCCGATGGTCAAGGAGTTGGCCGAGATTCTGATCGGCATCCTGCGCGCCGAAGCTGAATAA
- a CDS encoding glycosyltransferase family 39 protein — MKFHEFKISGENLTPAKAKPFETFTPWAAKLWPLPILLLATLVRLYGSTASAIWCDEGSSLLMSQYSPSLIWSHSAHDVHPPLYFLLLHIWIGAFGDSLFSIRFLSVLTGIGTVGLGMWLVYQVATRHAAIVAGVLLALLPIAVRYSQEVRMYSLMGLWLLGATLALVYWVRKPERHRYLVIYVLLMTASFYTHYFTGLCALSHWAYLTVVRSEKRRLVTLPAWWVANSFIVMLYAPWIPGLIDLLRHLDQLRAGGDIGWIEPITMASLPSTLWQYLTLSDAQNLRWPLYLALPLALVLVTGAVCLCDRSAYRFNVLLAIYTFVPLIVVFLVSWKVPLLVERYLMFSALGLPMILAVAIDQLRRHFRYAAFAMLVTVLTVELVGLHNDYQTDDEQFDKLVNYVNENYQANDRIVVSDLFWYFSYVYYNKTGSVPLLYTPPRADGTSGRPGDYGFGTLVNSDADRVYLDSLEMLPLGQTRVWLVSNSAPPDDFASIPGNWNKVSTLKVGDTQVRLYTLRRQ, encoded by the coding sequence ATGAAGTTTCACGAATTCAAGATCAGTGGGGAAAACCTGACTCCCGCCAAAGCGAAGCCATTCGAGACATTCACGCCATGGGCCGCAAAGCTCTGGCCGCTGCCAATCCTGTTGCTCGCCACGCTGGTCCGGCTGTATGGCTCAACCGCCTCCGCCATATGGTGCGACGAGGGTTCCAGCTTGTTGATGAGCCAGTACTCGCCTTCGCTCATCTGGAGCCACAGTGCCCATGATGTACACCCACCGCTTTACTTTCTCCTTTTACACATCTGGATAGGCGCATTTGGGGATAGCCTGTTTTCGATCAGGTTCCTCAGCGTGTTGACAGGTATCGGTACTGTGGGCCTGGGCATGTGGCTGGTCTATCAGGTCGCAACCCGTCACGCTGCAATCGTGGCTGGCGTGTTATTGGCCTTGCTGCCCATTGCAGTGCGTTATAGCCAGGAAGTACGCATGTACTCACTGATGGGGCTTTGGTTGCTGGGCGCAACCCTTGCACTGGTCTATTGGGTGAGAAAACCTGAGCGGCACCGTTACCTTGTCATTTATGTCCTGTTAATGACGGCAAGTTTCTACACTCATTATTTCACTGGGCTTTGCGCGCTGTCTCACTGGGCCTATCTGACAGTCGTGCGCAGCGAAAAACGCCGACTTGTCACACTGCCAGCATGGTGGGTCGCCAACAGCTTCATCGTCATGTTGTATGCGCCCTGGATACCCGGCCTGATTGACTTGCTGCGGCACCTTGACCAACTCAGGGCGGGTGGCGACATCGGCTGGATTGAGCCCATCACCATGGCTTCACTGCCATCGACCCTCTGGCAGTATCTGACCCTTAGCGATGCCCAGAATCTGAGGTGGCCGCTCTACCTTGCATTGCCACTGGCGCTGGTGCTGGTAACGGGCGCTGTCTGCCTGTGTGATCGAAGTGCGTATAGATTTAATGTCCTACTGGCGATCTATACGTTTGTTCCGCTGATCGTCGTATTTCTGGTCTCGTGGAAAGTACCGCTGCTGGTCGAACGCTACTTGATGTTTTCCGCCTTGGGGTTGCCGATGATACTGGCAGTCGCGATTGATCAGCTAAGGCGTCACTTTCGTTACGCCGCATTCGCCATGTTGGTGACGGTGCTGACGGTAGAGCTGGTCGGTCTGCATAATGACTACCAGACCGATGATGAGCAGTTCGACAAGCTGGTCAACTACGTCAATGAAAACTATCAGGCGAATGACCGTATCGTGGTCAGCGATCTTTTCTGGTATTTCAGCTATGTCTACTACAACAAGACCGGCTCGGTGCCGCTGCTCTATACACCGCCACGCGCCGATGGTACTTCCGGACGGCCAGGCGATTACGGCTTTGGCACGCTGGTCAACAGCGACGCCGACAGGGTCTATCTCGACAGCCTTGAAATGCTACCCTTGGGCCAGACGCGCGTGTGGTTGGTCAGCAACAGCGCGCCGCCCGATGATTTCGCCTCCATTCCGGGTAATTGGAACAAGGTAAGCACGCTCAAGGTCGGGGATACCCAAGTGCGTCTTTACACGTTGAGGCGACAGTAG
- a CDS encoding sigma-54 interaction domain-containing protein produces the protein MSLITHPNARELTKSVRATVLVFKDPRSQELLSRIERLAPSEANTLIIGETGTGKELVARHIHHLSRRGREPFVAVNCGAFAETLVESELFGHEKGAFTGATSNKAGWFEAANGGTLFLDEIGDLPLNMQVKLLRVLQEREVVRLGSRTPIPINVRLVAATNVNLADAVVAGHFREDLFYRLHVATIRLPPLRERPGDILPLAEFFIEEHCRRLGYERASLSPDAERKLLAHSWPGNIRELENAIHHALLVCRYQVVAPADLHLVDIRPQVAAPVAQAYLPAASAAPPELESALLALFEQNVPNLYEHIEETVFRAAYRYCHGNQLQTGRLLNISRNIVRARLEKIGELSKT, from the coding sequence ATGTCGCTGATCACCCACCCAAATGCCCGCGAGCTGACCAAGTCGGTACGCGCCACTGTGCTCGTGTTCAAGGACCCGCGCTCCCAGGAGCTGCTCAGCCGTATCGAGCGCCTGGCGCCCAGCGAGGCCAATACCCTGATCATCGGCGAAACCGGCACCGGCAAGGAGCTCGTCGCCCGCCATATCCACCACCTCAGCCGCCGTGGGCGTGAGCCATTCGTGGCGGTGAACTGCGGCGCATTTGCCGAAACCCTGGTGGAGAGCGAGCTGTTCGGCCATGAGAAAGGCGCTTTTACGGGCGCTACCAGTAACAAGGCCGGCTGGTTCGAGGCGGCCAATGGCGGCACGTTGTTCCTCGACGAAATCGGCGACCTGCCGTTGAACATGCAGGTGAAGTTGTTGCGAGTGCTGCAGGAGCGTGAGGTGGTGCGCCTGGGCTCACGTACGCCGATACCGATCAATGTGCGGCTGGTGGCGGCAACCAACGTCAACCTGGCTGATGCGGTGGTGGCAGGGCATTTTCGTGAGGACTTGTTCTACCGGTTGCACGTCGCAACAATACGCCTGCCGCCCTTGCGTGAGCGGCCTGGAGACATCCTGCCGCTGGCGGAATTCTTCATCGAAGAACATTGCCGACGGCTGGGTTACGAACGGGCATCGCTGAGCCCGGATGCCGAGCGCAAGTTGCTGGCACATAGCTGGCCGGGCAACATCCGCGAGCTGGAAAATGCCATTCACCATGCGTTGCTGGTGTGCCGCTATCAGGTGGTGGCGCCGGCGGACCTGCACTTGGTCGATATCCGGCCACAGGTGGCGGCGCCTGTTGCTCAGGCTTACCTGCCGGCAGCGAGCGCGGCACCGCCTGAATTGGAAAGCGCTTTGCTGGCGCTATTCGAGCAGAATGTCCCGAACTTGTATGAGCATATCGAGGAGACGGTGTTCAGGGCGGCGTATCGGTATTGCCACGGCAATCAGCTGCAGACCGGGCGCTTGCTGAACATCAGTCGCAATATCGTGCGGGCGCGGCTGGAAAAAATCGGCGAACTCTCTAAAACGTGA
- a CDS encoding ABC transporter substrate-binding protein — protein sequence MNNPWRHALTLLGGLFLSLAALAAEPPAAVRIAIVAFTQGGAPVFGGIPGRVIEEGWLEQQLAARGVKLQWTALPHAGAGPQINEGFSNDSLDFAVRGDLPSVIAGAGQVPGKLVVPGGSGNNIYLVVPSNSTARSIQDLKGKRLALHRGRPWEFAFSNFLQSQGLQLSDFKIANLNPQVGAAAVSAGKVDAAVLLNEAYALEDKGVARILWSTKQGANDWRLVSDLWGTDRFVQQHADLTQLVATAWVRAAWWISQEQNRDAYYALSSRAGVSESVLRRDDQDDPVAWKARWAPKSDAQLKAHYDALGQYALANRLIRTPYDITSDLATGFTRQALIDLQLTHYWPSLDAQISQQP from the coding sequence ATGAACAATCCCTGGCGTCACGCCCTCACCCTGCTGGGCGGCCTGTTCCTCAGCCTGGCTGCGCTGGCAGCCGAGCCACCGGCGGCGGTGCGCATCGCCATCGTCGCCTTCACCCAGGGCGGTGCGCCAGTGTTTGGCGGCATCCCTGGGCGGGTGATCGAAGAAGGCTGGCTGGAACAGCAACTGGCCGCTCGCGGCGTGAAACTGCAATGGACCGCCCTGCCCCATGCCGGCGCCGGGCCGCAGATCAACGAAGGCTTCAGCAACGACAGCCTGGACTTTGCCGTACGCGGCGACCTGCCCTCGGTCATCGCCGGTGCCGGCCAGGTGCCGGGCAAGCTGGTGGTCCCGGGCGGCAGCGGCAACAACATCTACCTGGTGGTGCCGAGCAATTCCACGGCACGCAGCATCCAGGACCTCAAAGGCAAACGCCTGGCGCTGCACCGCGGCCGGCCATGGGAATTCGCCTTCAGCAATTTCCTGCAGAGCCAGGGCCTGCAACTGAGCGACTTCAAGATCGCCAACCTCAACCCGCAGGTCGGTGCCGCTGCGGTGTCTGCCGGTAAGGTGGATGCCGCCGTGCTGCTCAACGAAGCCTACGCCCTGGAAGACAAAGGCGTGGCGCGCATCCTCTGGTCGACCAAACAAGGTGCCAACGACTGGCGGCTGGTCTCCGACCTGTGGGGCACCGACCGCTTCGTGCAGCAGCACGCCGACCTGACGCAATTGGTCGCCACAGCCTGGGTGCGGGCGGCCTGGTGGATCTCCCAGGAGCAGAACCGCGACGCCTACTACGCGCTGTCCTCGCGCGCCGGCGTCAGCGAAAGCGTGCTGCGCCGTGACGACCAGGACGACCCGGTGGCCTGGAAGGCGCGCTGGGCACCGAAAAGCGATGCCCAGCTCAAGGCCCACTACGACGCCCTTGGCCAGTACGCCCTGGCCAACCGGCTGATCCGCACGCCCTACGACATTACCAGCGACCTGGCCACGGGCTTTACCCGCCAGGCGTTGATCGACCTGCAACTGACCCATTACTGGCCATCCCTCGACGCCCAGATCAGCCAACAACCTTGA
- a CDS encoding lipase family protein: MKLPASLVFGLSALALSIGALAAETYAPKPDPQQGDGRVSAFYTWTKAIPATPGKLLRSEPLEQALSLPNAASAQRILYTSLDGIDGKTPIVVSGALFIPKGKAPAGGWPVASWGHGTVGVADICAPSWAGRSYRDVQYLNRWLDEGYAIVATDYQGLGVPGGHPLLNNRMAAYGILDAAKAVVAGVPGLADKVLIIGQSQGGAGAFAAGAYAATYAPKLGVKGSIGTGVIYTVGAKNVGEQDQDKVDPALAYGFYTLLAAQQYDPSIDPRDFYTDKALPLFEQARTSCLSALVSDVVGTGLTPANAKKDYKGDQLKPWLAQVSYPTLKLAQPIFIGTGAEDKTPAAATQVALMQDACKAGSVVQGHLYKGLGHSETVNASLKDSIPFARQVISDQPVTPNCSPSVQ; encoded by the coding sequence ATGAAACTGCCTGCTTCGCTCGTCTTCGGTCTCAGCGCCCTGGCACTGTCAATCGGCGCCTTGGCCGCCGAAACCTACGCCCCCAAACCAGACCCGCAACAGGGCGATGGCCGTGTGTCGGCCTTCTACACCTGGACCAAGGCAATCCCCGCCACGCCCGGCAAACTGCTGCGCAGCGAACCGCTGGAGCAGGCCCTCAGCCTGCCCAATGCGGCCAGCGCGCAACGCATCCTATACACCTCGCTCGATGGTATCGACGGCAAGACCCCAATCGTGGTTTCCGGTGCGCTGTTCATCCCCAAAGGCAAGGCACCTGCAGGCGGCTGGCCGGTCGCCAGCTGGGGCCATGGCACCGTCGGCGTTGCGGATATCTGCGCGCCGTCCTGGGCTGGCCGCAGCTACCGCGACGTGCAATACCTCAATCGCTGGCTCGATGAAGGCTATGCCATTGTCGCCACTGACTACCAGGGCCTCGGTGTGCCGGGCGGCCACCCGCTGCTGAACAACCGCATGGCCGCCTACGGCATTCTCGATGCGGCCAAGGCCGTGGTCGCCGGCGTGCCGGGGCTGGCCGACAAGGTGTTGATCATTGGCCAGTCGCAAGGGGGTGCCGGGGCCTTTGCCGCCGGGGCCTATGCAGCGACTTACGCGCCCAAGCTGGGCGTCAAGGGCAGTATCGGCACGGGTGTGATCTACACCGTGGGCGCCAAGAACGTTGGTGAACAGGACCAGGACAAGGTCGACCCGGCCCTGGCCTATGGCTTCTACACCCTGCTGGCCGCGCAGCAGTATGACCCGAGCATCGATCCGCGCGACTTCTACACCGACAAGGCCCTGCCGCTGTTCGAGCAAGCGCGCACCAGTTGCCTGTCAGCATTGGTCAGCGACGTGGTCGGCACCGGCCTGACCCCGGCCAACGCCAAGAAAGACTACAAGGGCGACCAGCTCAAGCCATGGTTGGCGCAGGTGTCGTACCCGACCCTGAAGCTTGCCCAGCCGATCTTCATTGGCACCGGCGCCGAGGACAAGACCCCCGCTGCCGCCACCCAGGTCGCGCTGATGCAGGATGCCTGCAAAGCCGGCTCGGTGGTGCAGGGCCACCTGTACAAGGGCCTGGGCCATAGCGAAACGGTGAATGCGTCGCTGAAGGACTCCATCCCGTTCGCTCGCCAGGTCATCAGCGACCAGCCGGTCACCCCCAATTGCAGCCCAAGCGTCCAGTAA
- a CDS encoding LLM class flavin-dependent oxidoreductase, with the protein MSIEFFTRLPLHGETQFLPGDPRNRGDWHAGGPSTGAVSGFAVGDHFSYIDYLGQIARAAEINGFGGALMVNAPTGEEPWTVCSLLARETRTLKFVTAFQPYHYTPWVAVQQAATYQRATGNRLVWNIINGGSDAIQRQVGDFEDHDQRYARATEFMDVVRGYWHHEQFHYHGTYYRAEGGGLRGPLKKAELPLICTAGSSVAAREFAAKHADFYLMRAEHPDEIAALIADIRARALKWGRTGIRFGLSIDVIARETEDAALAEAKRFFDEGVAKGTVKARAAHAGLRTARKLSYEHDYNDKDEQQAFDDFFIHPNVWTGFGYIGIPPGCALVGSYANVVARIREYHGIGVDLFFLAGYPHLEEAYRIGEHILPHFREQRAALARPLAEPVPLHASNGA; encoded by the coding sequence ATGAGCATCGAATTCTTTACCCGCCTGCCCCTGCATGGCGAAACCCAGTTTCTCCCCGGCGACCCGCGCAACCGCGGCGACTGGCATGCGGGCGGGCCCAGCACCGGTGCGGTGTCGGGGTTTGCCGTGGGTGACCACTTCAGCTATATCGACTACCTCGGCCAAATCGCCCGCGCCGCTGAAATAAACGGCTTTGGCGGCGCGCTGATGGTCAACGCCCCCACTGGCGAAGAACCGTGGACGGTGTGCTCGCTACTGGCCCGGGAAACCCGCACGCTGAAGTTCGTCACCGCGTTCCAGCCCTATCACTACACCCCCTGGGTGGCCGTGCAGCAGGCCGCGACCTACCAGCGCGCCACCGGCAACCGCCTGGTGTGGAACATCATCAATGGCGGCTCGGATGCCATCCAGCGCCAGGTCGGCGACTTCGAAGACCATGACCAGCGCTACGCCCGCGCCACCGAGTTCATGGACGTGGTGCGCGGCTACTGGCACCACGAGCAGTTCCATTACCACGGCACCTACTACCGCGCCGAAGGTGGTGGCCTGCGCGGCCCGCTGAAAAAGGCCGAGCTGCCGCTGATCTGCACGGCCGGCTCGTCGGTGGCAGCACGGGAGTTCGCCGCCAAGCACGCCGACTTCTACCTGATGCGCGCTGAACACCCGGACGAGATTGCCGCGCTGATCGCAGATATCCGCGCCCGCGCGCTGAAGTGGGGCCGCACCGGTATTCGCTTCGGCCTGTCCATCGACGTGATCGCCCGCGAAACCGAAGACGCAGCGCTGGCCGAGGCCAAGCGGTTCTTCGACGAGGGGGTGGCCAAGGGCACGGTCAAGGCCCGCGCCGCTCACGCCGGCCTGCGCACGGCGCGCAAGCTGAGCTACGAGCATGACTACAACGACAAGGACGAACAACAGGCCTTCGACGACTTCTTCATCCACCCCAACGTATGGACCGGCTTCGGCTACATCGGCATCCCGCCGGGCTGCGCGCTGGTGGGCAGCTATGCCAACGTGGTGGCGCGCATCCGCGAGTACCACGGCATCGGTGTCGATCTGTTCTTCCTCGCCGGCTACCCGCACCTGGAAGAAGCCTACCGCATCGGTGAGCACATCCTGCCGCACTTTCGTGAGCAGCGTGCAGCCCTTGCCCGCCCGCTAGCCGAACCCGTGCCACTGCACGCCAGCAACGGAGCCTGA
- a CDS encoding ABC transporter substrate-binding protein: protein MAWDGYPLSRRSFLGHAGVLAGGLLAGCGPADNPNPGVADEPRHGGRLRLGIIDGSQSGNLDAHKPVGSGIVRGFALYSKLWEWDEQMQPRLALAEFAEPNANASSWTLRLKPGLEFHHGKTIDADDLIFSIRRLTDPQLASPYAALLHWVDRDNLVKLDERTVRLGFREGRSYLPLPETWVNFGGIVPVDYHPVTNPVGAGPYKLKSFTPGQRSLFTRFDNYYKPGKPYADELEIIDFKDQTGRLAALRAGQIDMANVMSTEHLQVLQADPRLRLLKSVSGNWLSFDMNTAKAPFDDPRVREAFRLLADREELVRRALNGQGRVANDLYAPFDPTFDHSIGPRPHDPQRAAQLLREAGHEQLQVELVTTPGPGLASALVLAEQARRIGVTLNVRQVDLATFQGPQRDDWTLSTGGSIGAPFLASAIHTDAPFAVANKTHFHDREFSEAFLAAMAQPDLEQRKALVHQAQRIQYERGGMLIWGFADLLDSVSTRVGGAQAEQSLFSTWRFESLWLKT from the coding sequence ATGGCCTGGGACGGTTACCCACTGAGCCGGCGCAGCTTTCTCGGCCACGCCGGCGTACTGGCCGGCGGGCTGTTGGCCGGCTGCGGCCCCGCCGACAACCCGAACCCTGGCGTGGCCGACGAGCCACGCCATGGCGGGCGCCTGCGCCTGGGCATCATCGACGGCAGCCAGAGCGGCAACCTCGACGCCCACAAGCCTGTCGGCAGCGGCATCGTGCGTGGCTTTGCCCTGTACAGCAAGTTGTGGGAATGGGACGAGCAGATGCAGCCACGCCTGGCCTTGGCCGAGTTCGCCGAGCCCAATGCCAACGCCAGCAGCTGGACCTTGCGCCTGAAGCCGGGGCTGGAGTTCCACCACGGCAAGACCATCGACGCCGACGATTTGATCTTCTCCATCCGCCGCCTCACCGACCCGCAGCTGGCCTCGCCCTATGCGGCGCTGCTGCACTGGGTGGACCGCGACAACCTGGTCAAGCTGGATGAGCGTACCGTGCGCCTGGGCTTTCGCGAGGGGCGCAGCTACCTGCCACTGCCGGAAACCTGGGTCAACTTCGGCGGCATCGTGCCGGTGGACTACCACCCGGTCACCAACCCGGTCGGCGCCGGGCCGTACAAACTGAAAAGCTTCACCCCAGGCCAGCGCTCGCTGTTCACCCGCTTCGACAATTACTACAAGCCTGGCAAACCGTATGCCGATGAACTGGAAATCATCGACTTCAAGGACCAGACCGGCCGCCTGGCGGCGCTGCGCGCCGGGCAGATCGACATGGCCAACGTCATGTCCACCGAACATCTGCAGGTCCTGCAAGCCGACCCACGGCTGCGCCTGCTGAAGTCGGTGAGCGGCAACTGGTTGTCGTTCGACATGAACACCGCCAAGGCGCCGTTCGACGACCCACGGGTGCGCGAGGCGTTCCGCCTGCTGGCCGACCGTGAGGAGCTGGTGCGCCGTGCGCTGAATGGCCAGGGCCGGGTGGCCAACGACCTGTATGCACCGTTCGACCCAACCTTCGACCACAGCATCGGCCCGCGCCCCCATGACCCGCAGCGCGCAGCGCAGTTGCTGCGCGAAGCCGGCCATGAACAGTTGCAGGTGGAGCTGGTGACCACCCCTGGACCGGGCCTGGCTTCGGCCCTGGTGCTGGCCGAACAGGCCCGGCGCATCGGCGTGACACTCAACGTGCGCCAGGTCGACCTGGCCACCTTCCAGGGACCGCAGCGCGATGACTGGACCTTGAGTACCGGCGGCAGCATCGGTGCGCCGTTCCTGGCCAGCGCCATCCACACCGATGCGCCGTTCGCGGTGGCCAACAAGACCCACTTTCACGACCGCGAATTCAGCGAGGCCTTCCTTGCCGCCATGGCCCAACCGGACCTGGAGCAACGCAAGGCACTGGTGCACCAGGCGCAACGCATTCAGTACGAACGCGGCGGCATGCTGATCTGGGGCTTTGCCGACCTGCTCGACAGCGTCAGCACCCGCGTGGGTGGCGCGCAGGCAGAGCAGTCGCTGTTCAGTACCTGGCGGTTCGAGAGCCTATGGCTGAAAACCTGA